One genomic window of Lytechinus variegatus isolate NC3 chromosome 1, Lvar_3.0, whole genome shotgun sequence includes the following:
- the LOC121407036 gene encoding protein phosphatase methylesterase 1-like, giving the protein MALNKQVLLKNTSRLPPMPPRGVPGGRPSGGKPHGIGRKRDFTPLPWSNYFDSCEDVVLNDNDSFRVYKKGNEGPVVFFLHGGGHSALSWALLAQQLTGMVNCRVVAMDMRGHGDTHTSHCEDLSADTLASDIGAVIGKMYPNNDCPPIILVGHSMGGAIAIHTAVKFLVPSLLGLVVIDVVEGTAMDALQSMQSFLRGRPKQFKSLEYAIEWAVKTGQIRNVESARVSMLGQVKPCVQSQNPTEVNTPVPSMSMDGVITEEGESHETLPQSSTQAAASSSSQESHTPYTWRIDLGKTEQYWAGWFRGMSNLFLSCNVPKMLILAGVDRLDKDLTIGQMQGKFQMQVLPQCGHAVHEDQPQKVADALATFITRNKFAEAIGGFEQPFPCC; this is encoded by the exons ATGGCGTTGAACAAGCAAGTTCTGCTAAAGAATACTAGTAGATTACCACCAATGCCTCCGAGAGGTGTGCCAGGAGGAAG GCCCTCGGGTGGTAAGCCTCATGGAATTGGAAGGAAACGAGACTTCACTCCCTTGCCATGGAGCAATTACTTTGACAGCTGTGAAGATGTTGTACTCAATGACAATGAT AGTTTTAGAGTTTACAAGAAAGGTAATGAAGGTCCAGTGGTGTTCTTTCTCCATGGTGGAGGACATTCAGCTCTTTCATGGGCTTTGCTTGCA CAACAGTTGACTGGTATGGTGAATTGTAGAGTAGTTGCTATGGATATGAGAGGGCATGGAGATACCCATACATCCCATTGTGAGGACCTTTCTGCCGATACTCTGGCCAG TGATATTGGTGCTGTAATAGGTAAGATGTATCCAAACAATGACTGCCCTCCAATCATCTTAGTAGGGCATAGTATGGGCGGAGCCATCGCTATTCATACAGCTGTCAAGTTTCTTGTTCCATCTCTACTTGGCCTTGTGGTCATTGATGTTGTAGAAG GTACAGCAATGGATGCACTTCAGTCTATGCAAAGCTTCTTAAGAGGTAGACCAAAACAGTTCAAATCCCTGGAATATGCAATAGAATGGGC AGTTAAAACTGGTCAAATCAGAAATGTAGAATCAGCAAGAGTTTCTATGCTTGGGCAAGTTAAACC GTGTGTACAGTCACAAAACCCCACAGAAGTCAATACACCAGTGCCTAGCATGTCTATGGATGGTGTTATTACAGAAGAAGGAGAATCACATGAGACGTTGCCTCAGAGTTCAACACAAGCAGCTGCATCTTCATCAAGCCAG GAAAGCCATACTCCATACACATGGAGGATAGACCTTGGTAAAACAGAACAGTATTGGGCAG GTTGGTTCAGAGGAATGTCaaatctctttctttcttgtaaTGTTCCAAAGATGCTCATATTAGCTG gTGTCGACAGATTGGACAAAGACTTGACCATTGGTCAGATGCAAGGAAAGTTTCAGATGCAGGTTTTACCTCAGTGTGGTCACGCAGTACATGAAGACCAACCACAAAAG GTTGCTGATGCTCTTGCAACTTTTATAACAAGAAACAAGTTTGCAGAGGCTATTGGCGGCTTTGAACA ACCTTTCCCCTGCTGTTGA
- the LOC121407042 gene encoding pirin-like isoform X2, translating to MQEILLCFMLSIVPVYCIENQDKYSVVQLDSSPTKFHFASGNLSTNKMADEGLPRKVVKSVLSVEQSEGVGAKVRRSVGRPELRNLDPFLLLDEFRVAAPAGFPDHPHRGFETVTYMITGSGTHEDFAGHKGVMHAGDLQWMTAGRGIVHSEMPNGNDTSHGLQLWVNLAKEFKMVEPEYQELQAKNIPLGQKDGVSVKVIAGEALGKKAKVRTRTPTTYLDFTFGSGSKLRQPVTKGHTALVYILSGKAQFGTGEDKKEGEPHNTLVLSDGDFLEVENTGSEACRFVLITGKPLNEPIVQYGPFVMNTDDEIQQAISDYRTARNGFEKARTWKSETGNANR from the exons ATGCAAGAGATTTTACTCTGTTTTATGCTATCCATTGTACCAGTATACTGCATAGAAAATCAGGACAAATATTCAGTCGTCCAGCTGGACTCTTCACCTACCAAGTTCCACTTTGCATCAGGCAACCTCTCCACTAACAAGATGGCTGATGAAGGTTTACCAAGGAAGGTGGTCAAGTCTGTATTGAGCGTTGAACAGTCCGAGGGTGTTGGTGCCAAAGTCAGACGGAGCGTCGGCAGACCTGAG CTTCGTAACCTGGATCCTTTCCTGTTACTTGATGAATTCAGGGTTGCAGCTCCAGCTGGTTTCCCAGATCATCCACACAGAGGCTTTGAAACA GTGACATACATGATAACAGGATCAGGAACTCATGAAGATTTTGCAGGTCATAAAGGAGTCATGCATGCAGGAGATCTTCAG TGGATGACTGCTGGCCGGGGTATTGTCCACTCTGAGATGCCCAATGGAAATGATACTTCCCATGGTCTTCAACTATGGGTCAATCTGGCCAAAGAATTCAAGATGGTGGAACCAGAATATCAAGAACTCCAAGCAAAGAATATTCCTCTTGGTCAGAAGGATGGTGTGTCTGTAAAAGTCATTGCTGGTGAAGCACTGGgtaaaaag GCCAAGGTACGAACCAGAACACCTACTACATACCTTGATTTCACATTTGGAAGTGGATCAAAGCTCAGACAGCCAGTCACTAAAGGTCACACAGCCCTAGTATACATCCTATCTGGGAAGGCTCAGTTTG GAACTGGAGAAGACAAGAAAGAAGGGGAACCACACAATACTCTTGTTCTGTCTGATGGAGACTTCTTGGAGGTGGAGAATACG GGAAGTGAAGCGTGCCGTTTTGTGCTGATAACAGGGAAACCACTGAATGAACCGATTGTCCAATATG GTCCCTTTGTGATGAACACTGATGATGAAATACAACAGGCAATCTCAGACTATCGCACTGCAAGGAATGGATTTGAGAAAGCAAGAACATGGAAATCAGAGACAGGCAATGCCAACCGATAA
- the LOC121407042 gene encoding pirin-like isoform X1, whose product MHRRYRLSSPAFPWRRGIALQPSLVQDPAMQEILLCFMLSIVPVYCIENQDKYSVVQLDSSPTKFHFASGNLSTNKMADEGLPRKVVKSVLSVEQSEGVGAKVRRSVGRPELRNLDPFLLLDEFRVAAPAGFPDHPHRGFETVTYMITGSGTHEDFAGHKGVMHAGDLQWMTAGRGIVHSEMPNGNDTSHGLQLWVNLAKEFKMVEPEYQELQAKNIPLGQKDGVSVKVIAGEALGKKAKVRTRTPTTYLDFTFGSGSKLRQPVTKGHTALVYILSGKAQFGTGEDKKEGEPHNTLVLSDGDFLEVENTGSEACRFVLITGKPLNEPIVQYGPFVMNTDDEIQQAISDYRTARNGFEKARTWKSETGNANR is encoded by the exons ATGCACCGGCGTTATCGACTTTCCAGCCCTGCCTTTCCATGGCGGCGCGGCATAGCTCTACAG CCTTCACTTGTGCAAGATCCTGCAATGCAAGAGATTTTACTCTGTTTTATGCTATCCATTGTACCAGTATACTGCATAGAAAATCAGGACAAATATTCAGTCGTCCAGCTGGACTCTTCACCTACCAAGTTCCACTTTGCATCAGGCAACCTCTCCACTAACAAGATGGCTGATGAAGGTTTACCAAGGAAGGTGGTCAAGTCTGTATTGAGCGTTGAACAGTCCGAGGGTGTTGGTGCCAAAGTCAGACGGAGCGTCGGCAGACCTGAG CTTCGTAACCTGGATCCTTTCCTGTTACTTGATGAATTCAGGGTTGCAGCTCCAGCTGGTTTCCCAGATCATCCACACAGAGGCTTTGAAACA GTGACATACATGATAACAGGATCAGGAACTCATGAAGATTTTGCAGGTCATAAAGGAGTCATGCATGCAGGAGATCTTCAG TGGATGACTGCTGGCCGGGGTATTGTCCACTCTGAGATGCCCAATGGAAATGATACTTCCCATGGTCTTCAACTATGGGTCAATCTGGCCAAAGAATTCAAGATGGTGGAACCAGAATATCAAGAACTCCAAGCAAAGAATATTCCTCTTGGTCAGAAGGATGGTGTGTCTGTAAAAGTCATTGCTGGTGAAGCACTGGgtaaaaag GCCAAGGTACGAACCAGAACACCTACTACATACCTTGATTTCACATTTGGAAGTGGATCAAAGCTCAGACAGCCAGTCACTAAAGGTCACACAGCCCTAGTATACATCCTATCTGGGAAGGCTCAGTTTG GAACTGGAGAAGACAAGAAAGAAGGGGAACCACACAATACTCTTGTTCTGTCTGATGGAGACTTCTTGGAGGTGGAGAATACG GGAAGTGAAGCGTGCCGTTTTGTGCTGATAACAGGGAAACCACTGAATGAACCGATTGTCCAATATG GTCCCTTTGTGATGAACACTGATGATGAAATACAACAGGCAATCTCAGACTATCGCACTGCAAGGAATGGATTTGAGAAAGCAAGAACATGGAAATCAGAGACAGGCAATGCCAACCGATAA